One Flavobacterium sp. 90 DNA segment encodes these proteins:
- the uvrA gene encoding excinuclease ABC subunit UvrA, producing MQIDLSTLDPKHNIIIKGAQVHNLKNVDVVIPRNKLVVITGLSGSGKSSLAFDTLYAEGQRRYVESLSSYARQFLGRLDKPKVEYIKGIAPAIAIEQKVNTTNARSTVGTSTEIYDYIKLLFARIGRTYSPISGLEVKKNTVTDVVSDVKNLELDSKWLLLAPIHLEEGRQLEDKLKVLLQQGFARVLVDNETMRLDEFTPTELHKLDNKDILLIIDRIVVKDEEEFYNRLADAVQTAFFEGKGICYLQEVNSDKRFTYSNNFELDGITFLEPNVHLFSFNNPYGACPVCEGYGNIIGIDADLVVPNTSLSVFESAIYPWRGDSMSWYKDELVKHAYKFDFPIHKPYFELSDEQKDLIWKGNQYFQGLNGFFKELEEKNYKIQNRVMLSRYRGKTKCHACRGKRLREEASYVKINGKTVSDLVDLPIKHLVTFFANIDLNVYEQQIAKRLMVEINNRLSFLTEVGLDYLTLNRNSATLSGGESQRINLATSLGSSLVGSMYILDEPSIGLHPKDSERLIKVLLSLRDLGNTVIVVEHDEDIMKAADMIIDIGPEAGTFGGHLVAQGTYEEILKSDSLTAKYLNGDLEISVPKKRRKFKNHIDIVGARENNLKNINVTFPLDVLTVITGVSGSGKSTLIKKILFPAMQKKLENAAEKAGQFSEIKGSFSQIKHIEYVDQNPIGRSSRSNPVTYIKAYDDIRDLYAKEKLSKIRGYQAKHFSFNVDGGRCETCKGEGSINVEMVFMADVSLPCETCGGKRFKKEVLEITFDNQNINDILTMTIDDAIAFFEKNKQSKITQKLQPLQDVGLGYVQLGQSSSTLSGGEAQRIKLASFLVKGATKDKALFVFDEPTTGLHFHDIKKLLASFDALIDKGHSIIVIEHNLDLIKCADWIIDLGPEGGENGGHLLAVGTPEEVAKEKKSVTGVYLKDKLF from the coding sequence ATGCAAATCGATCTTTCGACACTCGACCCAAAACATAATATTATAATTAAAGGAGCACAAGTACATAATTTAAAAAATGTAGATGTGGTGATTCCCCGAAACAAACTTGTTGTAATTACAGGACTTTCAGGATCAGGAAAATCAAGTTTAGCATTTGACACTTTATATGCCGAAGGACAACGTCGTTATGTAGAAAGTTTGTCCTCATATGCGCGTCAGTTTTTGGGGCGTTTAGACAAACCAAAAGTGGAATATATAAAAGGTATTGCGCCTGCAATTGCAATTGAGCAAAAGGTAAATACAACAAATGCGCGTTCGACTGTTGGAACTTCTACTGAAATCTATGATTATATAAAACTTTTGTTTGCCAGAATTGGACGAACTTATTCGCCGATTTCAGGTTTGGAGGTTAAAAAAAATACCGTTACAGATGTTGTTTCTGATGTAAAAAATCTGGAATTAGACAGTAAATGGCTTTTGCTTGCTCCTATTCATCTTGAAGAAGGGCGACAACTAGAAGACAAACTAAAAGTACTTTTACAGCAAGGTTTTGCCCGTGTTTTAGTCGATAACGAAACAATGCGTCTCGATGAATTTACGCCAACAGAACTTCACAAATTAGACAATAAAGATATTTTACTGATTATTGACAGAATCGTTGTTAAAGACGAAGAAGAATTCTATAATCGTCTTGCAGATGCTGTACAAACTGCTTTCTTTGAAGGAAAAGGAATCTGTTATTTACAGGAAGTAAACTCTGATAAAAGATTCACTTATTCGAATAATTTTGAGCTTGACGGAATTACATTTTTAGAGCCAAACGTACATTTATTCAGCTTCAATAATCCTTACGGAGCTTGTCCGGTTTGTGAAGGTTACGGAAATATTATTGGTATTGATGCTGATTTGGTGGTTCCAAATACCTCTTTATCCGTTTTTGAAAGCGCTATTTATCCTTGGCGAGGCGATAGTATGAGTTGGTACAAAGACGAATTGGTTAAACACGCTTATAAGTTTGACTTCCCAATACACAAACCTTATTTTGAACTTTCAGATGAGCAAAAGGATTTAATCTGGAAAGGAAATCAATACTTTCAGGGTTTAAATGGATTCTTTAAAGAACTGGAAGAAAAAAATTATAAGATTCAAAACCGTGTAATGTTATCACGTTACCGCGGAAAAACGAAATGTCACGCTTGTCGCGGAAAACGCTTACGCGAAGAAGCATCTTATGTGAAAATTAATGGTAAAACAGTTTCTGATTTAGTTGATTTACCAATTAAACATTTGGTTACTTTTTTCGCAAATATCGATTTGAATGTTTACGAACAGCAAATTGCAAAACGTTTAATGGTCGAAATCAACAATCGTTTGTCATTTTTGACAGAAGTTGGTTTGGACTATCTTACCTTAAATAGAAACTCAGCAACACTTTCAGGAGGAGAATCGCAGCGTATTAATCTTGCGACTTCATTAGGAAGCAGTTTGGTGGGGTCTATGTATATTCTTGATGAACCGAGTATTGGTTTACACCCAAAAGATTCTGAACGTTTGATAAAAGTTTTGCTTTCGCTTCGTGATTTAGGAAACACCGTAATTGTAGTAGAGCACGATGAAGATATCATGAAAGCTGCAGATATGATTATCGATATTGGTCCTGAAGCCGGAACTTTTGGTGGTCATTTAGTAGCGCAGGGAACTTATGAAGAAATATTAAAATCGGATTCGCTTACGGCAAAATATCTAAATGGTGATTTGGAAATTTCTGTACCAAAGAAAAGAAGAAAGTTCAAAAATCACATTGATATTGTTGGCGCCAGAGAAAACAACTTAAAAAATATAAACGTTACATTTCCGCTGGATGTTTTAACTGTAATTACAGGAGTTTCAGGAAGTGGAAAAAGTACGCTGATCAAGAAAATTTTATTTCCTGCAATGCAGAAAAAACTGGAAAATGCAGCCGAAAAAGCAGGTCAGTTTAGTGAAATAAAAGGTTCTTTTTCACAAATCAAACATATTGAGTACGTTGATCAAAACCCAATTGGTAGAAGTTCAAGATCAAATCCTGTAACGTATATTAAAGCTTATGATGATATTCGTGATTTGTATGCCAAAGAAAAACTATCCAAAATAAGAGGTTATCAGGCCAAACATTTTTCTTTTAATGTCGACGGCGGACGTTGCGAAACTTGTAAAGGCGAAGGTTCTATTAACGTCGAAATGGTCTTTATGGCAGACGTTTCTTTGCCTTGTGAAACTTGCGGCGGAAAACGATTCAAAAAAGAGGTTCTGGAAATTACTTTCGACAATCAAAACATCAACGACATTCTAACGATGACTATTGATGATGCAATTGCTTTTTTCGAAAAAAATAAACAAAGTAAAATTACTCAAAAATTACAGCCTCTTCAGGATGTAGGTTTGGGATATGTACAATTAGGACAATCTTCTTCGACGCTTTCCGGTGGTGAAGCACAACGTATTAAACTTGCTTCGTTTTTGGTAAAAGGCGCAACAAAAGACAAAGCTTTATTTGTTTTTGACGAACCTACAACGGGTTTACATTTTCATGATATCAAAAAATTATTAGCTTCATTTGACGCTTTAATAGATAAAGGACATTCGATAATTGTAATTGAGCACAATCTTGACTTAATAAAATGTGCCGACTGGATTATTGATTTAGGCCCTGAAGGCGGAGAAAATGGAGGACATTTATTAGCCGTTGGAACTCCGGAAGAAGTTGCAAAAGAAAAGAAATCAGTTACAGGAGTTTATTTAAAGGATAAACTTTTTTAA
- a CDS encoding mechanosensitive ion channel domain-containing protein has product MKKKLLCFLGFFVVLFSSLSFAQADSLKNSKTVIVDLKPKGYPVSPFKDTLFYVYNKVGSFSAESRANAITEKIRKLYEDSFFEKDSITVAPSDISQDIIYKNDFVIMSILDNDAKAENQTAAYIAKRNLNLIKRAIIYQNENYSMLPKRLGYTALLILIIGIVLYFVGKIFNRIKLYILKNSDRYFKGFNYNNINILSPQKQQSLLMKLYSLIKGITLVLIVYLSLPLLFSIFPATEAYTTTLLRWILTPAKSAIMGFVDFLPNFVTIVVIFFIFKYAIKVIKFFFDEIKKENIKIDGFYSDWAMPTFNIIRFLLLAFMVVIIFPYLPGSDSPIFKGVSVFVGVLFSLGSSNAIANMVAGLVITYMRPFKIGDFIKIGDVSGEVIEKTALVTRIRTPKFEDITIPNSTVLSSTSTNYSSNTKQVNNGLLIHTTVTIGYDVPWAAIHKALIDAALKTDMIEQTPPPFVLQTGLEDFYVAYQINVYTKHPTKQPLIYSSLHQNIQDSFNAAGIEIMSPHYNALRDGNTTTIPENYLNKDYESPTFNIKNKS; this is encoded by the coding sequence ATGAAAAAGAAATTACTTTGTTTTTTAGGGTTCTTCGTTGTATTGTTTTCTTCACTGAGTTTTGCTCAAGCCGATAGTTTAAAAAACTCAAAAACAGTTATTGTTGATTTAAAACCAAAAGGATATCCTGTAAGTCCTTTTAAAGACACGCTTTTTTATGTCTACAACAAAGTAGGTTCTTTTTCTGCCGAAAGCAGAGCAAATGCAATCACAGAGAAAATCAGAAAACTTTATGAAGATTCTTTTTTCGAAAAAGATTCTATTACTGTAGCTCCTTCGGATATCTCGCAGGATATCATCTATAAAAATGATTTTGTGATCATGTCCATTTTGGATAATGATGCAAAAGCCGAAAATCAAACAGCAGCTTATATCGCCAAAAGAAATCTCAATTTGATAAAGAGAGCGATTATTTATCAAAATGAAAATTATTCAATGCTCCCAAAAAGGCTTGGATATACAGCATTGCTTATTCTTATTATTGGAATTGTTTTATATTTTGTAGGGAAGATTTTTAACCGAATAAAATTATACATCTTAAAAAACAGCGACAGGTATTTTAAAGGATTTAATTATAATAACATCAATATTCTTTCGCCACAAAAACAACAATCTCTATTGATGAAATTGTATAGTTTGATTAAAGGCATTACATTAGTTCTTATCGTTTATCTTTCGCTGCCTTTACTGTTTAGTATTTTCCCCGCAACAGAAGCTTATACGACAACTTTATTACGTTGGATACTGACGCCTGCAAAATCGGCTATTATGGGTTTTGTTGACTTTCTGCCAAACTTTGTAACTATCGTCGTTATTTTTTTCATTTTTAAATATGCAATTAAGGTAATCAAATTCTTTTTTGACGAAATCAAAAAGGAAAACATAAAAATTGACGGTTTTTATAGTGATTGGGCAATGCCAACATTCAATATTATCAGGTTTTTATTGTTGGCTTTTATGGTAGTGATTATTTTTCCTTACTTGCCCGGATCAGATTCACCTATTTTCAAAGGAGTTTCGGTATTTGTAGGTGTTTTATTTTCATTAGGTTCATCAAATGCTATTGCTAATATGGTTGCGGGATTAGTGATTACTTATATGCGTCCGTTTAAAATTGGCGATTTTATAAAAATTGGCGATGTAAGCGGAGAAGTGATCGAAAAAACAGCTTTGGTAACACGTATCAGAACTCCGAAATTTGAAGATATCACAATCCCAAATTCAACTGTTTTATCGAGTACTTCAACCAATTATTCTTCAAACACAAAGCAAGTTAACAATGGTTTGCTTATTCATACTACAGTTACAATTGGATACGATGTGCCTTGGGCAGCGATTCATAAAGCTCTAATAGATGCCGCTTTAAAAACAGATATGATTGAGCAAACGCCGCCACCATTTGTTTTGCAAACCGGTTTAGAGGATTTTTACGTTGCATATCAAATTAATGTTTACACGAAGCATCCTACAAAGCAACCTCTTATTTATTCGTCATTGCATCAAAACATTCAGGATTCATTTAATGCTGCGGGAATCGAAATTATGTCTCCGCATTATAATGCATTACGTGATGGAAATACAACAACAATTCCTGAGAATTATTTGAATAAAGATTATGAATCACCAACTTTTAATATCAAAAATAAAAGTTAA
- a CDS encoding oligosaccharide flippase family protein produces MGIVLNQSFKNTIITYIGFAIGAINTLYLYPIYLGATYYALTNYITSAANVIMPLFAIGMQNTLVKFYSQYKTEDEREQFLSFTALFPILMCIPLGIIGIFFFDDITAFVAKKNPVVKEFMLLIPFIGICMAYFEIFYAWARVHMHSVFGNFIKEVGLRLFSTFALVGLYFNWMTLIQFVYVTAAIYFVAFIVTMFYAFYIKKPKFQINIPKNVRDVMEYTFFIILSGSVANLLLDGDKLMLNQYMKIENIAYYSVATYIALVISVPSRAMHQIVYPITAKLMHENKHDELNLLYKKTSINLQMVGGFVMLCIFVNINQLYELVPKEYSGGITVVFMIGLSKYFDLILGNNNAIIFNTKYYRMVLYLGLLLVFLTIVLNMIFIPIAGILGSAFATLLSVTLYSLAKLLFVVKKLDLYPFTKQTIYSMLLTFALFLLFYFWEFPFYQLISIALKSVLVTILYVYLNYKFNISSDINKVIDGILKKIGIKN; encoded by the coding sequence ATGGGTATTGTTTTAAATCAGTCTTTCAAAAATACAATCATAACTTATATAGGCTTTGCAATAGGCGCGATTAATACGCTTTATCTATATCCAATTTATTTGGGAGCTACTTATTATGCTCTGACAAATTATATTACTTCGGCTGCTAACGTAATTATGCCTTTGTTCGCAATCGGGATGCAAAATACATTAGTCAAGTTTTATTCACAGTATAAAACCGAAGATGAAAGAGAACAGTTTCTGTCTTTTACGGCATTATTTCCAATATTAATGTGTATTCCGTTGGGTATTATTGGAATCTTTTTCTTTGATGATATTACGGCATTTGTAGCAAAGAAAAACCCTGTTGTAAAAGAGTTTATGCTTCTGATTCCGTTCATTGGGATTTGTATGGCATATTTCGAAATATTTTATGCTTGGGCGAGAGTTCACATGCATTCTGTTTTTGGAAATTTCATTAAAGAAGTTGGACTGAGATTGTTTTCGACTTTTGCATTGGTAGGTTTATATTTTAATTGGATGACACTAATTCAGTTTGTTTATGTAACGGCAGCAATTTATTTCGTAGCCTTTATAGTAACAATGTTCTACGCTTTCTATATTAAGAAACCTAAATTTCAAATTAATATTCCCAAGAACGTAAGAGACGTAATGGAATATACATTCTTCATTATTTTGTCAGGAAGTGTTGCTAATTTACTTTTGGATGGAGATAAACTGATGTTGAATCAGTACATGAAAATCGAGAATATTGCCTACTATTCAGTAGCGACTTATATTGCTTTGGTAATTTCAGTTCCAAGTCGTGCGATGCATCAAATTGTATATCCAATTACAGCTAAATTAATGCATGAAAATAAACACGACGAATTGAATTTATTGTACAAGAAAACTTCAATTAATCTTCAAATGGTTGGAGGTTTTGTGATGTTGTGCATTTTTGTGAATATTAATCAATTGTACGAATTAGTTCCAAAAGAGTATAGCGGAGGTATTACCGTTGTATTTATGATTGGATTATCAAAATATTTTGATTTGATTTTAGGAAACAATAATGCAATCATTTTTAATACTAAATATTATAGAATGGTATTGTACTTAGGATTGCTCTTAGTGTTTTTAACGATTGTCTTAAATATGATTTTTATTCCAATTGCAGGGATTTTAGGATCAGCGTTCGCTACCTTATTATCTGTTACTTTGTATAGTTTGGCAAAGCTGCTTTTTGTTGTAAAGAAATTGGATTTGTATCCGTTTACAAAACAAACGATATATTCAATGTTGCTTACGTTTGCTTTGTTTCTACTGTTTTATTTCTGGGAATTTCCTTTTTACCAATTAATAAGTATTGCTTTAAAGTCTGTTCTGGTTACTATTTTATATGTATATCTGAATTATAAGTTTAATATTTCTTCAGATATTAATAAAGTGATTGATGGTATTTTGAAAAAGATAGGAATTAAAAATTAA
- a CDS encoding glycosyltransferase family 4 protein, whose amino-acid sequence MEQKKLLIITYYFPPAGGPGVQRWLKFVKYLPEFGVQPIVYVPENPTYPIIDEGLVSEISDKVIVLKNKIWEPYQLASIFSKNKTKKISSGIFPHKKKQTFLDKTFLWVRGNLFIPDARVFWVKPSVSYLEKYIKENNIDTIVTSGPPHSLHLIGLELKEKLNVKWFADFRDPWTTIGYHKALRLSSYADKKHKQLEHQVLNTADTIIVTSKTTKAEFQAITNKPISVITNGYDIENVEKQTLDTKFTLAHIGSFLSDRNPRFLWECLVELLQEIPDFKSHLEIKLIGAVSQEVLDAITEFNLNDYLNLLGYVSHHEAIAHQKKSQVLLLIEINSEDTKSIIPGKLFEYMVSNRPIIAIGPQGSDFADIITETNTGVFFDYSEKAKLKSVILDFYNQFLEGKLQSYGVGLQQYSRKNLTRQLAQLIN is encoded by the coding sequence TTGGAACAAAAAAAACTCTTAATCATTACCTATTATTTTCCACCAGCTGGAGGACCAGGCGTACAACGTTGGTTAAAATTCGTAAAATATCTGCCTGAATTTGGTGTTCAGCCTATTGTTTATGTTCCGGAGAATCCAACTTATCCAATAATCGATGAAGGTTTGGTGAGTGAAATATCAGATAAAGTAATTGTTCTGAAAAATAAAATTTGGGAACCTTATCAATTGGCTTCTATTTTTTCGAAAAATAAAACCAAGAAAATTAGTTCCGGAATTTTTCCACATAAAAAAAAGCAAACATTTTTAGATAAAACTTTTCTTTGGGTTCGAGGAAATCTTTTTATTCCCGATGCGCGCGTTTTTTGGGTAAAGCCTTCTGTTTCTTATCTTGAAAAATATATCAAAGAGAATAATATTGATACTATTGTAACTTCCGGGCCACCGCATAGTTTACATTTGATAGGATTAGAATTAAAAGAAAAACTAAACGTAAAATGGTTTGCTGATTTCCGCGATCCGTGGACAACAATTGGATATCATAAAGCATTGCGTTTATCATCTTACGCAGATAAAAAACACAAACAATTAGAACATCAAGTTCTTAATACTGCAGATACTATTATAGTAACGAGTAAAACTACAAAAGCCGAATTTCAAGCCATTACAAACAAGCCAATTTCGGTTATTACAAATGGTTATGATATCGAAAATGTTGAAAAACAAACTTTAGATACCAAATTTACTTTAGCACATATTGGATCATTTTTATCAGATAGAAACCCAAGATTTTTATGGGAATGTCTGGTTGAATTGTTACAGGAAATTCCGGATTTTAAATCACATTTAGAAATTAAACTAATTGGAGCCGTAAGTCAGGAAGTTCTGGATGCTATAACAGAGTTTAATTTGAATGATTATTTGAATCTTCTCGGTTATGTTTCGCATCATGAAGCAATTGCGCATCAAAAAAAGTCACAGGTTTTACTTTTGATAGAGATAAATTCAGAAGATACCAAAAGTATTATTCCGGGTAAATTATTCGAATATATGGTCTCAAATCGCCCAATAATTGCAATTGGACCGCAAGGTTCAGATTTTGCCGATATTATAACAGAGACAAATACGGGAGTATTTTTTGATTATTCTGAGAAAGCGAAATTAAAAAGTGTAATTTTGGACTTTTATAATCAGTTTTTGGAAGGGAAATTACAATCATATGGCGTTGGATTACAACAATATTCAAGAAAAAATCTTACGAGGCAATTAGCACAACTGATTAATTAA
- a CDS encoding YfhO family protein, with the protein MKIVNKFYPHALVILGFILVSLIYFYPVLQGKQIFQSDIAQYTGMAKEQNDFRAAEHSEPYWTNSAFGGMPTYQLGANYPNDLVGQVDDILRFLPRPADYLFLYFLGFYGLLLVLKTDPLKAFIGAIAFGFSTYLIIILGVGHNAKAHAIAYMPLVIAGFIMVFQKKYIWGGLLTMFAVALEVNANHFQMTYYLLIFLLILSGYFAFQFIKEKEYKPLLIAIGTLAVAGIFAIGANATNLMATSEYAKFSTRSNSELTFNPDGTKKTNENALSREYITEYSYGIAESFNLIVPRLFGGSNHENVGTDSRMYSFMIEQGVPSEQAQDFVSGMPTYWGDQPIVAAPAYIGVVVFFLGVLALFIDDRKIKYVFLSGALVSLVLSWGKNFGLLTDFFIDYVPMYDKFRAVSSIQVILELCFPVLAIMGLQSFFKAKEEPKKQQKALVQTGVFGLGVILILVIAKSAFHFTGSSDSYFMQTYGPAFVDALKEDRMSLYSADLLRSGFFIVLTFGILWLFIKNKLAQNTTLIIVGLLMIFDLFFVDKKYVSAKDFVSPAEIAAPFQETPSDAQILKDTSHYRVFEVNGNLSSARASYFHHSIGGYHAAKPRRMQQLFDYQIAKNNIEVLNMLNVKYIIQTDKEGKEFPVVNPDANGNAWFVSTVKLVNKPDDVMKALDHIDTKTVAVFNVREHEGKFRNARMKKQWDTTGTIKVVEYKPNYIKYQSDNGKDGLAVFSEMYYKNGWNAYIDGQLTDHFPVDYVLRAMEVPGGKHTIEFKFEPQVVKTGGTITLVSCIGMLLLLIGGVYFERKNRKVTSNQ; encoded by the coding sequence TTGAAAATAGTAAATAAGTTCTATCCGCATGCCCTTGTTATATTAGGGTTTATTCTCGTTTCTTTAATTTATTTTTATCCTGTTTTACAAGGAAAACAAATTTTCCAATCGGATATTGCTCAATATACCGGAATGGCAAAAGAGCAAAATGACTTTAGAGCAGCAGAACATTCTGAACCCTATTGGACAAATTCAGCATTTGGCGGGATGCCAACTTATCAATTAGGAGCAAATTATCCTAATGATTTAGTGGGACAAGTAGACGATATTTTACGTTTTTTACCTCGTCCGGCAGATTATTTGTTTTTATACTTTTTAGGTTTTTATGGTTTATTATTAGTCTTAAAAACAGATCCTTTAAAAGCATTTATTGGAGCAATTGCCTTTGGTTTTTCTACCTATTTAATCATTATACTTGGTGTTGGTCATAATGCAAAAGCGCATGCAATTGCTTATATGCCATTGGTTATTGCCGGATTTATAATGGTTTTCCAGAAAAAATATATTTGGGGAGGTTTGCTCACAATGTTTGCGGTTGCACTTGAAGTGAATGCAAATCACTTTCAAATGACTTATTATTTATTGATTTTCTTATTGATACTTTCAGGATATTTTGCTTTTCAATTTATCAAAGAAAAAGAATATAAGCCACTCTTAATTGCAATAGGAACTTTGGCTGTAGCCGGAATTTTTGCGATTGGTGCAAATGCTACCAATTTAATGGCGACAAGCGAATACGCTAAATTTAGTACTCGTAGTAACAGCGAATTGACTTTCAATCCTGATGGAACAAAAAAGACAAACGAAAACGCTTTAAGCAGAGAATATATTACAGAATACAGTTATGGAATTGCAGAAAGTTTCAACTTGATTGTACCAAGACTTTTTGGAGGTTCAAATCATGAAAATGTTGGAACTGATAGCCGAATGTATTCTTTTATGATCGAACAAGGAGTTCCGTCAGAGCAAGCTCAGGATTTTGTATCAGGAATGCCAACATATTGGGGAGATCAGCCTATTGTTGCTGCTCCGGCTTATATTGGAGTTGTAGTTTTCTTTTTGGGAGTTTTAGCATTATTCATTGATGATCGAAAAATAAAATATGTATTTCTTTCCGGAGCATTAGTTTCTTTAGTGCTTTCATGGGGAAAAAATTTCGGATTACTAACAGACTTCTTTATTGATTACGTTCCAATGTATGATAAGTTTAGAGCAGTATCATCGATTCAGGTTATTCTTGAATTGTGCTTTCCTGTCTTGGCTATTATGGGATTACAGTCCTTTTTTAAAGCTAAAGAAGAACCTAAAAAACAACAGAAAGCATTAGTACAAACGGGTGTTTTTGGATTAGGTGTTATTTTGATTTTAGTAATTGCTAAAAGTGCGTTTCATTTTACAGGAAGCAGCGATAGTTATTTCATGCAAACCTACGGACCAGCTTTTGTTGATGCTTTAAAAGAAGACAGAATGAGTTTGTATTCAGCAGATTTATTACGTTCAGGCTTTTTTATTGTATTAACTTTTGGAATCTTATGGTTGTTTATAAAAAATAAACTGGCTCAAAATACTACGTTAATAATCGTTGGTCTTTTAATGATTTTCGATTTGTTTTTTGTGGATAAAAAATATGTTTCGGCTAAAGATTTTGTGAGTCCTGCAGAAATTGCAGCTCCATTTCAGGAAACACCTTCTGATGCTCAAATTTTAAAAGATACTTCACATTACAGAGTTTTTGAAGTAAACGGAAACCTTTCTAGTGCACGCGCTTCTTATTTCCATCATTCGATAGGAGGATATCATGCTGCAAAACCTAGAAGAATGCAGCAGTTATTTGATTATCAAATTGCAAAAAACAATATTGAAGTGCTGAATATGCTGAATGTAAAATACATTATTCAGACTGATAAAGAAGGTAAAGAATTTCCTGTTGTAAATCCTGATGCAAACGGAAACGCTTGGTTTGTAAGTACCGTAAAATTGGTGAATAAACCAGACGATGTTATGAAAGCTTTAGATCATATTGATACTAAAACTGTAGCTGTTTTTAACGTTCGTGAGCATGAAGGTAAATTTAGAAATGCCCGAATGAAAAAACAATGGGATACAACGGGAACAATTAAAGTTGTAGAATATAAACCAAACTATATTAAATACCAATCTGATAACGGAAAAGACGGTTTAGCAGTATTCTCTGAAATGTATTATAAAAACGGATGGAATGCTTACATTGATGGTCAGTTAACAGATCATTTCCCGGTTGATTATGTATTAAGAGCAATGGAAGTTCCTGGAGGAAAACATACAATAGAGTTTAAATTTGAGCCACAGGTTGTAAAAACTGGAGGAACAATTACTTTAGTAAGTTGCATTGGAATGCTATTACTTTTGATTGGTGGAGTTTATTTCGAAAGAAAGAATAGAAAAGTCACAAGTAATCAGTAA
- a CDS encoding DUF4834 family protein, whose translation MQEASFTGLIKAICYMVAFYYIFKFLARIFLPVLVKKAVEKAGENFQRQQQYSQDNTWQKTRTNNDEIIIDTANAKNPRETKKVGDYVDYEEID comes from the coding sequence ATGCAAGAAGCATCTTTTACAGGTTTAATAAAAGCCATATGTTATATGGTGGCATTTTATTATATTTTTAAGTTTTTGGCTAGAATATTTTTACCGGTATTGGTAAAGAAAGCCGTGGAAAAAGCAGGAGAGAATTTTCAGAGACAACAACAATATAGTCAGGATAATACATGGCAAAAAACGCGTACAAACAATGATGAGATAATCATTGATACTGCCAATGCAAAGAATCCTCGCGAAACCAAAAAGGTTGGCGATTATGTTGATTACGAAGAAATAGATTAA
- a CDS encoding transporter yields the protein MLKTKNLFITALFFVPQVFFAQYTDIINSNRPGETMSAYAVGKTVFQAELGIYGIKEKHDLLSYDSNGFGTDLTLRYGAFLEKLEFILDLQYQMENFDTPYTTYKKNNFRQTVLGAKYLIYDPYKNYKRTDNIYSYKANRSFDWHSLIPAVSIFAGANFVGADNPYYFSPQSAISPKVALITQNLFGGGKWVFVTNIIADYIGTDYPSYGYVLTLTHGFNDRWSGFIENQGYKSDFYSDAILRGGAAYLINPNLQVDASISTNFKNTPSILYGGVGVSWRYDGRYKEKEIEYKSNEKAKKNKDNELEQKEIDYQEKERKRKSKYE from the coding sequence ATGTTAAAAACTAAAAACTTATTTATTACAGCTCTTTTTTTTGTACCGCAAGTTTTTTTCGCACAATATACTGATATCATCAACTCCAATCGTCCAGGCGAAACAATGTCTGCATACGCAGTTGGAAAAACCGTATTTCAAGCAGAATTAGGTATTTACGGAATTAAAGAAAAACATGATTTACTAAGCTATGACTCGAATGGTTTTGGTACTGATTTAACGTTGCGTTATGGCGCATTTCTTGAAAAACTGGAATTTATTCTTGATCTTCAGTATCAAATGGAAAACTTTGATACTCCTTATACCACTTATAAAAAGAACAATTTCAGACAAACTGTTTTAGGAGCTAAATATTTGATTTATGATCCTTATAAAAATTACAAAAGAACCGATAACATATACAGTTACAAGGCTAATCGCAGTTTTGACTGGCATTCATTAATTCCGGCGGTTTCAATATTTGCAGGGGCAAATTTTGTTGGCGCTGATAATCCTTATTATTTCTCTCCTCAATCTGCAATTTCTCCAAAAGTTGCATTGATTACTCAAAATCTTTTTGGAGGCGGAAAATGGGTTTTTGTAACCAATATTATCGCTGATTACATTGGAACAGATTATCCTAGTTATGGTTACGTATTGACTTTAACACACGGATTTAACGACAGATGGTCTGGTTTTATCGAAAATCAAGGTTACAAAAGTGATTTCTACAGTGATGCTATTCTTCGTGGTGGAGCAGCTTATTTAATTAATCCAAATCTTCAGGTTGATGCTTCTATAAGTACCAATTTCAAAAATACACCTTCTATATTATACGGAGGAGTTGGTGTTTCATGGCGTTATGACGGTCGTTACAAAGAGAAAGAAATAGAATATAAAAGCAACGAAAAAGCTAAGAAAAACAAGGATAACGAATTAGAACAGAAAGAAATCGATTATCAGGAAAAAGAAAGAAAACGTAAGTCTAAATACGAATAA